The Suncus etruscus isolate mSunEtr1 chromosome 14, mSunEtr1.pri.cur, whole genome shotgun sequence genome contains a region encoding:
- the CCDC9 gene encoding coiled-coil domain-containing protein 9, translating to MLAEILGEMALVEGRVGGGDVSSLSTSHSLRTPHQAATLDLKSKEEKDAELDKKIEALRRKNEALIRRYQEIEEDRKKAELEGVAVTAPRKGRLLEKENVAVELEKNPGPPRRSSGSARLPGASKGIRTQPQQGGRAGGGRSPRSWEDSSGDHARGTGGRGQRGRGRGRGAPHLPGSGDSFDRKSKEWEERRRQNIEKMNEEMEKIAEYERNQREGVLEPNPVRNFLDDPRRRGGPLDEPERDRREGSRRHGRNWGGPDFERVRSGLEQERQGRRAVQSGAGDMTLSMTGRERFEYLRWKQEREKIDQERLQRHRKPTGQWRREWDAEKTEGMFKDGPALPLEAPHRFEDQAWTRPPKPATFGEFLSQHKAEVSRRRKKGNRPPAKAAPHVYSDHDDRWESKEAPGPEGPEAPQSVPPQETATQLPDTRTPAHQPPEDEGEEDEGEEEEGEEEEGEEEEGEEEAEEEGDDEEWEDVSEEDEEEAEEEEEEELGQDHQPQELEPTGGSSSEQAHGGPAALQEPPFPTPAPASPSSPFSPPGGHQSVSDWGEEMELNPPQGARSPGDQPAPASLESQHGLLGAPEAKEEGSEAAPVEGPEDQETAEITDFQRVRFCKVVAAASAPGAAR from the exons ATGCTGGCTGAGATCCTGGGTGAAATGGCCCTGGTTGAGGGGCGTGTTGGAGGAGGAGACGTTTCTTCACTGTCCACCTCTCATTCGCTCCGTACCCCACACCAGGCAGCCACGCTGGATCTGAAATCCAAGGAGGAGAAGGATGCTGAGTTGGACAAGAAGATCGAGGCTCTGCGGCGGAAGAATGAGGCTCTGATCCGGCGCTACCAG GAGATCGAGGAGGACCGGAAGAAAGCCGAGCTCGAGGGGGTGGCCGTGACAGCACCCCGGAAGGGTCGCTTGCTGGAGAAGGAGAATGTGGCAGTGGAGCTG GAGAAGAACCCAGGTCCCCCACGCCGGTCTTCAGGCTCTGCTCGGCTTCCTGGGGCCAGCAAGGGCATCCGGACCCAGCCCCAGCAGGGAGGCCGGGCAGGTGGAGGTCGGTCGCCTCGGAGCTGGGAGGACAGTTCCGGGGACCATGCTCGAGGGACTGGAGGTCGAGGCCAGAGGGGTCGCGGCCGGGGCCGGGGTGCCCCGCATCTTCCAGGGAGTGGAGATAGTTTTGACCGGAAATCCAAG GAGTGGGAGGAGCGGCGGAGGCAGAACATCGAGAAGATGAACGAGGAGATGGAGAAGATTGCAGAGTATGAGCGCAACCAGCGG GAGGGTGTGCTGGAGCCCAACCCGGTGCGCAACTTCCTGGATGACCCCCGGCGGCGTGGTGGGCCCCTGGACGAGCCGGAGAGGGACCGGCGTGAGGGCAGCCGGCGGCACGGGCGCAACTGGGGGGGTCCCGACTTTGAGCGAGTGCGCtctgggctggagcaagagcGGCAG GGCCGCCGGGCTGTCCAGAGCGGGGCTGGGGACATGACCTTGTCCATGACGGGCCGAGAGCGCTTCGAGTACCTGCGCTGGAAGCAGGAGCGGGAGAAAATCGACCAGGAGCGGCTGCAGAGGCACCGCAAGCCCACGGGCCAGTGGCGGCGCGAGTGGGACGCGGAGAAGACGGAGGGGAT GTTCAAGGATGGCCCCGCCCTGCCCCTTGAAGCCCCTCATCGCTTTG AGGACCAGGCCTGGACCCGGCCTCCCAAGCCCGCTACTTTTGGGGAGTTCCTGTCCCAACACAAAGCTGAGGTCAGCCGTAGAAGGAAGAAGGGCAACCGACCCCCAGCCAAGGCTGCTCCTCATGTCTACAG TGACCATGATGACCGCTGGGAGTCAAAGGAGGCCCCAGGCCCTGAAGGTCCAGAAGCCCCACAATCGGTACCTCCCCAGGAGACGGCAACACAG CTGCCCGACACCCGCACACCTGCCCACCAGCCTCCTGAGGATGAGGGGGAGGAGgatgagggagaggaagaagagggggaggaagaagaaggggaggaggaagaaggggaggaggaagcagaggaggagggagatgacgAGGAGTGGGAGGATGTGAGTGAAGAGGACGAGGAAGAGgccgaggaggaggaagaggaggaacttggccaagaccaccaaccccAAGAACTTGAGCCCACCGGGGGCTCCAGCAGCGAGCAGGCCCATGGGGGACCTGCCGCACTCCAGGAACCGCCGTTCCCGACCCCGGCCCCAGCCTCAccctccagccccttctctcCCCCGGGGGGCCACCAGTCGGTGTCTGACTGGGGTGAAGAGATGGAGCTCAACCCTCCCCAGGGCGCGCGCTCTCCGG GAGACCAGCCAGCCCCTGCTTCCCTGGAGAGTCAGCACGGCCTTCTGGGAGCTCCAGAAGCCAAAGAGGAGGGTTCTGAGGCCGCTCCAG TGGAGGGCCCTGAAGACCAGGAGACGGCTGAGATCACCGACTTCCAGCGGGTGCGTTTCTGCAAGGTGGTTGCGGCTGCCTCAGCCCCGGGGGCCGCCCGCTGA
- the INAFM1 gene encoding putative transmembrane protein INAFM1, whose protein sequence is MRGTSCVGGGGESPGSAGLSEGPRGRWLRLAPVCAYFLCVSLAAVLLAVYYGLIWVPTRPPAGPAGPAPSAPSAPCAARPGPPPADADADAAGSCDLGAPAPRRAGATPARAAAQPPPPDSRGAAGGRGGMRTRAPRLAPRS, encoded by the coding sequence ATGCGGGGCACGAGCTGCGTGGGCGGCGGCGGGGAGAGCCCCGGGAGCGCGGGGCTGAGCGAGGGCCCGCGCGGCCGCTGGCTGCGCCTGGCCCCGGTGTGCGCCTACTTCCTCTGCGTCTCGCTGGCCGCCGTGCTGCTCGCCGTCTACTACGGCCTCATCTGGGTGCCCACCAGGCCCCCCGCGGGCCCCGCCGGCCCGGCGCCCAGCGCGCCCTCCGCTCCCTgcgccgcccggcccggcccgccgccCGCCGACGCCGACGCCGACGCCGCGGGCTCCTGCGATCTGGGCGCCCCGGCCCCCCGGCGGGCTGGCGCCACCCCAGCCCGAGCTGCCGCGCAGCCGCCGCCGCCTGACAGCCGGGGAGCCGCCGGAGGCCGCGGCGGGATGAGGACGCGCGCGCCCCGCCTCGCCCCCCGGAGCTGA